The Stomoxys calcitrans chromosome 3, idStoCalc2.1, whole genome shotgun sequence genome includes a region encoding these proteins:
- the LOC106084385 gene encoding 2-oxoglutarate and iron-dependent oxygenase domain-containing protein 3 translates to MTDNKLRQRQGHDQTVKKPSANSNHKDKEKNKGVNKIAAVHDELQQATSSFTHRFWTRTVVVLSVMTVVFFYSKNQPKETKFALVKETLPLRMQRFKCSEEYENEMQQFPQCVPNKCGRFVADKLIEPKEVEMLLHMAENIIDLAGSSGGASILDIHSGALSYGDKFLNVFQMSKAMDIIKPEHLTTYNLVKGKIKLAIAEQFGIAPEHLYLTYPTFFSRITNVTAKTIHDEYWHEHVDKETYPSFHYTSLLYLTTYNNDFKGGRFVFVDGREENRTTSTVEPKKGRVSAFTSGSENRHHVEQVSEGTRFAVTISFSCDKKHSINDPKLASLKQ, encoded by the exons ATGACTGATAATAAGTTAAGACAACGCCAGGGACATGATCAGACGGTGAAGAAACCCTCAGCCAACAGTAACCACAAGGATAAAGAGAAAAACAAAGGTGTAAATAAAAT CGCAGCCGTCCATGATGAACTACAACAGGCGACTAGTTCTTTCACCCATCGTTTCTGGACCCGTACCGTAGTCGTCTTATCGGTTATGACTGTCGTATTCTTCTATAGTAAAAACCAGCCAAAGGAAACTAAATTTGCTTTGGTCAAAGAGACACTACCATTGCGTATGCAAAGATTCAAATGCTCCGaagaatatgaaaatgaaatgcaACAATTTCCTCAATGTGTACCCAACAAATGTGGACGTTTTGTTGCCGATAAATTAATTGAGCCCAAAGAAGTTGAAATGCTATTGCATATGGCTGAAAATATAATCGATTTGGCGGGGTCGTCGGGGGGAGCCTCAATATTGGATATACATTCGGGAGCACTATCATATGGTGATAAATTTCTGAATGTCTTTCAAATGTCCAAGGCAATGGATATCATAAAGCCAGAACATTTGACAACCTATAAT tTGGTTAAGGGCAAAATAAAGTTAGCCATTGCTGAGCAATTTGGTATAGCGCCAGAACACTTGTATTTGACATATCCCACCTTCTTTTCGCGCATAACAAATGTTACCGCTAAAACCATACATGATGAATATTGGCACGAGCATGTGGACAAA gaAACCTATCCATCTTTCCATTACACTTCCTTGCTATACCTAACAACTTACAATAACGACTTTAAGGGTGGTAGATTTGTATTCGTCGATGGTAGGGAAGAAAATCGCACCACCTCTACAGTGGAACCCAAAAAGGGTAGAGTTAGTGCATTTACTTCGGGCTCAGAGAATCGGCATCATGTGGAACAAGTATCCGAGGGTACTAG atttgcTGTTACGATATCATTTAGCTGTGATAAAAAACATTCCATAAATGATCCTAAATTGGCTTCTCTTAAGCaataa